A genomic stretch from Microbacterium proteolyticum includes:
- a CDS encoding four-carbon acid sugar kinase family protein encodes MNEAHALRGFPAARPVPADDVRSASQALGSRLVVLDDDPTGTQSVADLPVLTRWATQDFAAVFATDAPAVYVLTNARSLGETDARNRNREVARNALAAADAAGIDVEFVSRGDSTLRGHFPLEPDTLADAIVEAGGRAVDGVVIVPAFPDAGRVTIGGVHYMRDGDGLQPIGNTEFARDATFGYRSSELAAWVDEKSGGRYPAASVIVVDLAVIRSGADAVADAIQDAADRTPIVCDVVTEDDLRLISLGLIEARRRGKALLSRVGPPFVRARIGAERREPLTAAEIFPGGGDDRGGLIVVGSHVAVTTRQLSRLRESVPDLTDIEIDVARVLDPAGAPAYLRGIADRVVAELEAGDVVVSTTRTVTTAATADDSLHIARTVSAAVVDVVKDVTARTRPRFVVAKGGITSSDVAAHGLSMHRATVRGPMLPGIISLWEPADGPAAGIPYVVFAGNVGDDEALAHVVSTLTRTPAATTGR; translated from the coding sequence ATGAATGAAGCGCACGCGCTCCGCGGCTTCCCCGCCGCCCGACCGGTTCCCGCCGACGACGTCCGTTCAGCCTCACAGGCCCTCGGCTCGCGCCTCGTCGTGCTCGACGACGACCCCACCGGCACGCAGTCGGTCGCGGACCTCCCCGTCCTGACCCGATGGGCGACGCAGGACTTCGCGGCGGTCTTCGCCACCGACGCCCCGGCGGTCTACGTTCTGACGAACGCCCGGAGCCTAGGCGAGACCGATGCTCGCAACCGCAACCGCGAGGTGGCCAGAAACGCTCTCGCGGCTGCTGATGCGGCGGGGATCGATGTCGAGTTCGTCAGCCGCGGCGACTCCACCCTGCGCGGACACTTCCCGCTTGAGCCCGACACCCTCGCTGACGCGATCGTCGAAGCGGGCGGACGCGCCGTCGACGGCGTCGTCATCGTCCCCGCCTTCCCGGATGCCGGGCGGGTCACCATCGGCGGCGTCCACTACATGCGCGACGGTGACGGTCTGCAGCCCATCGGCAACACAGAGTTCGCCCGTGACGCCACCTTCGGCTACCGCAGCTCGGAGCTCGCCGCCTGGGTCGACGAGAAGTCCGGCGGTCGGTATCCCGCCGCCTCCGTCATCGTGGTCGACCTCGCCGTCATCCGCTCGGGCGCCGACGCGGTGGCGGACGCGATCCAGGATGCCGCCGACCGCACGCCCATCGTGTGCGACGTCGTGACCGAGGACGACCTGCGCCTCATCTCCCTCGGTCTGATCGAAGCGCGCCGACGCGGCAAGGCTCTGCTTTCGCGTGTCGGGCCGCCCTTCGTCCGCGCGCGAATCGGCGCCGAACGCCGCGAGCCGCTCACCGCCGCAGAAATCTTCCCCGGCGGGGGTGATGACCGCGGTGGGCTCATCGTCGTCGGTTCGCACGTCGCCGTGACCACCCGCCAGCTCTCGCGGCTGCGCGAGAGCGTCCCCGACCTGACGGACATCGAGATCGACGTCGCGCGCGTGCTCGACCCCGCCGGGGCGCCCGCCTACCTGCGCGGTATCGCCGACCGTGTCGTGGCGGAGCTCGAGGCGGGCGACGTCGTGGTGAGTACGACCCGCACGGTGACCACCGCCGCCACCGCCGACGACAGCCTGCACATCGCCCGCACCGTCTCGGCCGCCGTCGTCGACGTCGTGAAGGACGTCACCGCCCGCACCCGTCCGCGCTTCGTCGTGGCCAAGGGCGGCATCACCTCCAGCGACGTCGCCGCGCACGGCCTCTCGATGCACCGAGCGACCGTCCGCGGGCCCATGCTGCCCGGGATCATCTCGCTCTGGGAGCCCGCCGACGGCCCGGCCGCCGGCATCCCGTACGTCGTGTTCGCGGGCAACGTCGGTGACGACGAGGCCCTCGCCCACGTCGTGTCCACCCTCACCCGCACCCCCGCGGCCACGACCGGCCGCTGA
- a CDS encoding IclR family transcriptional regulator, whose product MSSDRTGGDRDPAPALTRGVYILRILAQAQGEPVALADLARTLEAAKSSTSYLCTVLEEANLIRRVGSGYVLGHGTVELGGAYLRSFNEVREFYRFCNEAPTLSEQVVQMAMLQESDVIYLARHEGRSPLRLTANLGDRFPAASTAVGNALLAALPDEDIADRFRYAHSFPMRTSESVRNLPELMDRLARVRERGYALDEGGVHPGISGVAVRMPPRSSSSPAIAIGCSFLTSATSTLQREAIVGELRELERLLENPMQPHSNL is encoded by the coding sequence ATGTCCAGCGATCGAACTGGAGGGGATCGAGACCCCGCGCCGGCGCTGACACGGGGTGTGTACATTCTCCGCATCCTGGCCCAAGCGCAGGGAGAGCCGGTCGCCCTTGCCGATCTTGCGCGCACGCTCGAAGCGGCTAAGTCGTCGACGTCGTACTTATGCACGGTTCTCGAGGAGGCCAACCTCATCCGCCGAGTCGGCAGCGGCTACGTCCTCGGACACGGAACAGTCGAACTCGGCGGAGCGTATCTGCGTTCGTTCAACGAGGTGCGCGAGTTCTATCGCTTCTGCAACGAGGCGCCGACGCTGTCGGAACAAGTCGTGCAGATGGCGATGCTGCAGGAATCGGACGTCATCTATCTCGCAAGACACGAGGGGCGATCCCCTCTGCGATTGACGGCCAACCTCGGTGACAGGTTCCCCGCGGCGTCCACGGCAGTAGGCAACGCCCTCCTCGCGGCGCTTCCGGACGAGGATATTGCCGACCGCTTCCGCTATGCCCACTCGTTCCCCATGCGCACGTCCGAGAGTGTGCGGAACCTGCCCGAGCTGATGGATCGGCTCGCACGGGTGCGCGAACGTGGCTACGCCCTGGACGAGGGTGGGGTGCACCCCGGTATCTCCGGCGTCGCCGTCCGGATGCCGCCACGCTCCAGCTCTTCCCCCGCGATCGCTATCGGCTGTTCCTTCCTGACCTCGGCGACCTCCACGCTCCAGCGAGAAGCGATCGTCGGCGAGCTCCGCGAGCTCGAGCGGCTGCTCGAGAACCCCATGCAGCCACATAGCAACCTGTAA
- a CDS encoding sugar ABC transporter ATP-binding protein — MVDAPTSFEQARLLNVSGLTKSFYATRAVDDVSFSVDQGEIVALLGENGAGKSTVIKMLADVYKPDAGEITILGAAATPTVRKQISFVHQNLGLIEWMTVAENIALGLGYPRNKLGLISKHRMNAQAAEVLASIGGGIDPEQRIFDLPRAERSLLAIARGLVSKPKLLVLDEPTASLPAADVERLFSVLRTLRDSGVGMIYVSHRLDEVYQISQRAVVMRNGRVVADRPVSQISPEELVELIVGRETTVPRIGEPGTKTRLTLEGFRVDGTEAIDLHVRSGEILAICGLRGAGQEALGRAMAGATRPQAGSMTLDGAPFRPRSPRDAVDAGVAFATSNRESESVGAGLSVSENLFLNPAVWGRRAWQPRTARTESAEASAILAPYQIRPDDPGLPLDTFSGGNQQKVILARCFGRGRAVVILEEPTMGVDVGAKAEIYELLGRVVEQGTGAIVVSTDMEEVAKIAHRAIVLGRGRVVAELTGDDVTIPHLISAASDLGRVSYADPTSQESAA; from the coding sequence GTGGTGGACGCACCCACATCGTTCGAGCAGGCCCGACTGCTCAACGTTTCAGGACTGACCAAGTCGTTCTACGCGACCCGAGCCGTTGACGACGTCTCCTTCTCCGTCGACCAAGGCGAGATCGTCGCCCTCCTCGGCGAAAACGGAGCGGGCAAGTCGACCGTCATCAAGATGCTCGCCGACGTCTACAAACCGGACGCCGGCGAGATCACCATCCTGGGCGCGGCGGCGACGCCCACCGTGCGCAAGCAGATCTCGTTCGTGCACCAGAACCTCGGCCTCATCGAGTGGATGACGGTCGCCGAGAACATCGCCCTCGGTCTCGGCTACCCCCGCAACAAGCTCGGGTTGATCAGCAAGCACCGGATGAACGCGCAGGCGGCGGAGGTCCTCGCGAGCATCGGGGGCGGCATCGACCCTGAGCAGCGCATCTTCGACCTCCCGCGCGCGGAGCGCAGCCTGCTCGCGATCGCGCGCGGTCTCGTGAGCAAACCGAAACTGCTCGTGCTCGACGAACCGACAGCATCGCTGCCCGCTGCCGACGTGGAGCGGTTGTTCTCGGTCCTGCGGACCCTCCGCGACAGCGGCGTGGGCATGATCTACGTCTCGCACCGCCTCGACGAGGTCTACCAGATCAGTCAGCGCGCGGTCGTGATGCGCAACGGTCGCGTCGTGGCCGACCGCCCCGTCTCGCAGATCAGCCCGGAAGAACTCGTCGAACTCATCGTCGGACGCGAGACGACCGTCCCACGGATCGGCGAACCCGGCACAAAGACACGACTCACCCTGGAGGGCTTCCGCGTCGATGGCACGGAAGCGATCGACCTCCACGTGCGATCGGGCGAGATTCTGGCGATCTGCGGTCTGCGCGGCGCTGGCCAGGAAGCCCTCGGCCGAGCGATGGCCGGCGCCACCCGCCCGCAGGCGGGCAGCATGACACTCGACGGAGCGCCGTTCCGACCGCGCTCTCCCCGTGACGCCGTCGACGCGGGCGTCGCCTTCGCGACCTCGAACCGTGAGTCTGAATCCGTCGGTGCGGGCCTGTCGGTCAGCGAGAACCTCTTCCTCAACCCGGCGGTCTGGGGGCGACGCGCGTGGCAACCGCGCACGGCACGAACCGAGTCGGCCGAGGCATCAGCGATCCTCGCCCCGTATCAGATCCGCCCCGACGACCCGGGACTCCCTCTCGACACGTTCTCGGGAGGCAACCAGCAGAAGGTGATCCTGGCCCGCTGCTTCGGCCGTGGTCGCGCCGTCGTCATCCTCGAAGAACCCACCATGGGCGTCGACGTCGGCGCAAAGGCCGAGATCTACGAACTCCTCGGCCGCGTGGTCGAACAGGGCACCGGAGCGATCGTCGTCTCCACGGACATGGAGGAAGTCGCCAAGATCGCCCACCGCGCGATCGTGCTCGGACGCGGCCGCGTCGTCGCCGAACTCACCGGTGACGACGTCACCATCCCCCACCTCATCTCGGCGGCATCCGATCTCGGACGCGTCTCCTACGCCGACCCCACATCCCAGGAGAGTGCAGCATGA
- a CDS encoding NAD(P)-dependent oxidoreductase — MTTSTVAVLGLGAMGLPMATRLATGLAVHGFDIAPARLALAEDQGVTPFPSARAAVAEADAVLLAVRDQYQLDDVLFGESGIATALRPGSVVILTSTVGTAGIRPVADRLADLHIDLVDAPLSGGPVRAGQGDLLIVVGASPAAREKAAPVLELLASTLTIVGDNAGDGQALKTVNQLLCGVHIAAAGEALALADALGLDPEKTLEALMGGAAASFMLGNRGPRMLQAYDDEGAEVLSALDIFVKDMGIVGDAARRVGLPTPVAAAAEQLYLTGRSQGLGSVDDSAVIRAIAPERRNG; from the coding sequence ATGACCACCTCCACCGTCGCCGTCCTGGGCCTGGGCGCCATGGGCCTTCCCATGGCCACGCGCCTGGCCACCGGGCTCGCCGTCCACGGCTTCGACATCGCCCCCGCCCGTCTCGCCCTCGCCGAGGACCAGGGCGTAACGCCCTTCCCCTCGGCCCGCGCCGCCGTTGCCGAGGCCGATGCCGTGCTGCTCGCCGTGCGCGACCAGTATCAGCTGGACGACGTGCTCTTCGGCGAAAGCGGCATCGCCACGGCCCTGCGTCCGGGCTCGGTCGTCATCCTCACCAGCACCGTCGGCACCGCCGGCATCCGTCCCGTCGCCGACCGCCTCGCCGATCTGCACATCGACCTCGTCGACGCTCCGCTATCGGGCGGACCTGTTCGAGCCGGGCAGGGCGACCTGCTCATCGTGGTGGGTGCCTCCCCCGCCGCGCGAGAGAAGGCCGCTCCCGTCCTCGAGCTGCTGGCATCCACCCTCACCATCGTCGGCGACAACGCCGGAGACGGACAGGCCCTCAAGACCGTGAATCAGCTGCTGTGCGGCGTCCACATCGCCGCAGCCGGCGAAGCCCTCGCCCTGGCCGACGCTCTCGGCCTGGACCCCGAGAAGACGCTCGAGGCACTGATGGGCGGCGCCGCGGCGTCGTTCATGCTCGGCAACCGCGGCCCGCGCATGCTGCAGGCCTACGACGACGAGGGCGCCGAAGTGCTCAGCGCGCTCGACATCTTCGTCAAAGACATGGGCATCGTCGGCGACGCCGCCCGACGCGTCGGCCTCCCCACTCCAGTCGCCGCAGCGGCGGAGCAGCTCTACCTCACCGGTCGCTCGCAGGGCCTCGGTTCGGTCGACGACTCCGCCGTCATCCGCGCGATCGCACCCGAGCGTCGCAACGGCTGA
- a CDS encoding FadR/GntR family transcriptional regulator, producing MARRSRVDEVVDGLFDDIVARRLVADEALPSENELGERFEVSRVTVREAVKVLQTRGIVRVESGRGSFVQPLAHWTSLSAVLAATSASGDSSAAEQLIELRRIFETGAAALAAERAQPDELDAIGADLAVMRTAHAADDLASFVAADLSFHDRILAASRNPFLTVMFAPLTEVLSERRAQTSRVPLIQQNALVEHAHVLDALRSGDPEASRRAMDRHMQQTLDDLRRYVLSPREREDKASR from the coding sequence ATGGCACGACGCTCACGTGTCGACGAGGTGGTCGACGGGCTGTTCGACGACATCGTCGCGCGCCGTCTCGTCGCCGACGAGGCGCTGCCCAGCGAGAACGAGCTCGGCGAGCGATTCGAGGTGAGCCGGGTCACCGTCCGCGAAGCGGTGAAGGTGCTGCAGACACGCGGCATCGTGCGTGTCGAGAGCGGACGCGGATCGTTCGTTCAACCGCTCGCCCACTGGACGTCGCTCAGCGCGGTGCTGGCCGCCACCTCGGCCAGCGGCGACTCCTCCGCGGCGGAGCAGCTAATCGAACTCCGGCGCATCTTCGAAACCGGCGCCGCAGCCCTGGCGGCCGAGCGTGCGCAGCCCGACGAGCTGGATGCCATCGGCGCCGACCTCGCGGTGATGCGCACGGCCCATGCGGCCGACGATCTGGCATCCTTCGTCGCCGCCGATCTGTCCTTCCACGACCGCATCCTCGCGGCGTCTCGTAACCCGTTCCTCACGGTGATGTTCGCGCCTCTCACGGAGGTGCTCTCGGAGCGGCGGGCGCAGACCTCGCGCGTGCCGCTGATCCAGCAGAACGCCCTCGTCGAGCACGCACACGTTCTCGACGCACTCCGCAGCGGCGACCCCGAAGCATCGCGCCGCGCGATGGACAGGCACATGCAGCAGACCCTCGACGACCTCCGCCGGTACGTTCTCTCGCCGAGAGAGCGAGAGGACAAAGCCTCTCGCTGA
- a CDS encoding GntP family transporter, translating into MPLVLTADTPPIAPVVEFGTGALLAIAAAGIALLLVLIILFKVHAFVALLITSVVVAISAQIPAGDVFTLVANGVGSTMGKVLIIIALGAILGRLIEVSGGVQRLAESFTDRLGPRRVAIALTIVAFVVAIPVFFEVGVIVLVPILYAFSKIAGVKPIVFGLPMFGLMLAVHVAVPPHPGIVAGAGVFGADLGLVTAIALPICAVLGFLCFWVARIMNRREYDLAPRVATQMAEFGETTTVIESRRADGTVMAPPSTGTVVGLIALPIVQILVGTMLALSLPADSAGRGIATFIGTPALALLVAVIVAFFVLPVRRRWGLARTNEVFESSMPPIASILLVVAGGGVFGAVLQASGIGTALSVTLENLGVPLLGAAFLITLALRAAQGSATVAIVTTASLLAAAIAEAGYTPVQIAAIAVAVGFGSLGLSMVTDAGFWIVTRYLGLTVADGLRTWTVLTTILGVAGFLLTWAVFALAG; encoded by the coding sequence ATGCCCCTCGTCCTCACGGCCGACACGCCGCCCATCGCGCCCGTGGTGGAATTCGGCACCGGCGCCCTGCTCGCCATCGCCGCCGCCGGCATCGCTCTGCTGCTCGTGCTCATCATCCTGTTCAAGGTGCACGCCTTCGTCGCCCTGCTCATCACGAGCGTCGTCGTGGCCATCTCGGCGCAGATCCCGGCCGGTGACGTCTTCACCCTCGTCGCGAACGGCGTCGGCTCCACGATGGGCAAGGTCCTCATCATCATCGCCCTCGGCGCCATCCTCGGTCGCCTGATCGAGGTGTCCGGCGGCGTGCAACGCCTCGCCGAGAGCTTCACCGACCGCCTCGGGCCCCGCCGGGTGGCCATCGCGCTCACCATCGTGGCCTTCGTCGTCGCCATCCCCGTCTTCTTCGAGGTCGGCGTCATCGTGCTCGTGCCGATCCTCTACGCCTTCAGCAAGATCGCCGGCGTGAAGCCGATCGTGTTCGGTCTGCCGATGTTCGGCCTCATGCTAGCCGTGCACGTGGCCGTTCCGCCGCACCCCGGCATCGTCGCCGGGGCCGGCGTCTTCGGCGCCGACCTGGGCCTGGTCACCGCGATCGCCCTGCCCATCTGCGCCGTCCTCGGCTTCCTCTGCTTCTGGGTCGCCCGCATCATGAACCGTCGAGAGTACGACCTCGCCCCCCGCGTCGCCACGCAGATGGCCGAGTTCGGCGAGACGACCACCGTCATCGAGTCCCGCCGCGCCGACGGCACGGTGATGGCGCCGCCGAGCACCGGCACCGTCGTCGGCCTCATCGCTCTGCCCATCGTGCAGATCCTGGTCGGCACGATGCTCGCCCTCAGCCTGCCCGCCGACTCCGCCGGGCGCGGTATCGCGACTTTCATCGGCACCCCGGCGCTCGCCCTCCTCGTGGCCGTGATCGTCGCGTTCTTCGTACTGCCCGTCCGTCGCCGCTGGGGTCTCGCCCGCACCAACGAGGTCTTCGAGAGCTCGATGCCCCCGATCGCGTCGATCCTGCTCGTCGTGGCCGGTGGCGGTGTGTTCGGCGCCGTGCTGCAGGCCTCGGGCATCGGCACCGCCCTGTCGGTGACGCTGGAGAACCTCGGCGTGCCCCTGCTGGGCGCGGCGTTCCTCATCACGCTGGCGCTGCGCGCCGCGCAGGGGTCGGCCACGGTCGCCATCGTCACCACCGCGAGTCTGCTGGCCGCGGCCATCGCCGAAGCCGGCTACACACCCGTGCAGATCGCCGCGATCGCCGTGGCCGTCGGGTTCGGTTCGCTGGGCCTGTCGATGGTCACCGACGCCGGTTTCTGGATCGTCACGCGCTACCTCGGCCTCACGGTCGCCGACGGTCTGCGCACCTGGACGGTGCTGACGACCATCCTGGGCGTCGCCGGCTTCCTGCTCACCTGGGCGGTGTTCGCCCTCGCCGGCTAG
- a CDS encoding ABC transporter permease, which produces MTMNTSVKSTALEPGRGASFWNKLTSNYGMVLLTIGLFVLFAALRPDTFASLLNFQLLASSKAVLLILAIAVTIPMVTGKIDLSIGYGVGLWQVMALSWQIEGLDYRLVIVLVIVGGGVIGLLNALLVELAQVDAFIATLATGQVIFAITYWYTGGRQVTDSDGARAVAFDELSRWSLGPIPGPFVIAIILALVVWIVLDYFPVGRYLYAVGANPAAATLTGIARRKYVVGAMVASGMLTGVAGILLASRQAGVAQANIGPEYLLPALAAAFLGSTTIRPGRVNGLGTILGVTIATIGISGLQQLFPGQFYLEPLFNGLTLVAAITIASLATRRRTTRADAAPLTTGSPAPGTGSPGIASPDVGSSGASDAVASGDSSPITTARKDVS; this is translated from the coding sequence ATGACCATGAACACGTCCGTCAAGTCGACGGCGCTGGAACCCGGGAGGGGTGCGAGCTTCTGGAACAAGCTCACCAGCAACTACGGGATGGTGCTGCTCACCATCGGCCTCTTCGTCTTGTTCGCTGCGCTGCGGCCCGACACGTTCGCCTCGCTGCTGAATTTCCAGCTGCTCGCGTCGAGCAAGGCGGTCCTCCTGATCCTCGCGATCGCCGTCACCATCCCCATGGTCACAGGCAAGATCGACCTGTCCATCGGCTATGGCGTGGGCCTCTGGCAGGTCATGGCGCTGTCGTGGCAGATCGAGGGCCTGGACTACCGCCTCGTCATCGTGCTCGTCATCGTCGGAGGCGGCGTCATCGGCCTCCTCAACGCCCTGCTCGTCGAGCTCGCGCAGGTCGACGCGTTCATCGCGACGCTCGCCACCGGCCAGGTCATCTTCGCGATCACCTACTGGTACACCGGCGGCCGCCAGGTCACCGACTCCGACGGGGCGCGCGCCGTCGCCTTCGACGAGCTCTCCCGCTGGAGCCTCGGTCCCATCCCCGGCCCGTTCGTCATCGCGATCATCCTCGCGCTCGTCGTCTGGATCGTCCTCGACTACTTCCCCGTCGGACGCTACCTGTACGCCGTCGGCGCGAACCCCGCCGCAGCCACTCTGACCGGCATCGCCCGCCGCAAGTACGTCGTCGGTGCGATGGTCGCGTCGGGCATGCTCACCGGAGTCGCCGGCATCCTGCTCGCGTCTCGTCAGGCCGGTGTCGCCCAGGCGAACATCGGTCCCGAGTATCTGCTGCCCGCTCTGGCGGCCGCCTTCCTCGGATCGACCACCATCCGTCCGGGCCGCGTGAACGGACTCGGCACCATCCTCGGCGTGACCATCGCGACCATCGGCATCTCGGGCCTGCAGCAGCTCTTCCCGGGGCAGTTCTACCTCGAGCCGCTCTTCAACGGCCTGACCCTGGTTGCCGCGATCACGATCGCCTCCCTCGCCACGCGGCGGCGCACCACGAGAGCCGACGCCGCCCCGCTGACCACCGGGTCGCCCGCACCCGGCACCGGTTCACCCGGCATCGCCTCACCCGACGTCGGCTCGTCGGGGGCCTCCGATGCCGTCGCGTCAGGGGACTCCTCTCCCATCACCACAGCACGAAAGGACGTTTCATGA